A genomic region of Anaerolineales bacterium contains the following coding sequences:
- a CDS encoding MFS transporter produces MAARKDSLRLQLVFFTLVRMLISTIFRMVYPFLPVFRDALNVPLDTLTRAVGLRSLAAALLAPFFGTLGDSRGRRTGMLVGMGIFVGGAVVVSLLPSFAGFVAAMVLMLLGKVTYDPSVQAYIGDRVPYARRSAAITVTEFSWSTAFIIGVPAMGWVIGRAGWLAPFQLVGLLVLACLVFLLFLLPKDQPHPQAASSTFSKFRLVLQSPAARAALLFTLFTCIANELVGLSFGVWLEDRFSLQLQALGWAAAALGIAELSGEGLVALFTDRLGKRRAIFLGVVLNCLACLLLPLMGHSYLGALLALILFYISFEFTIVSSIPLMTEVLPHARATVMASFFILASIGRATASLVTPALYAQGFGFNAGVAILFNLVALACLGRLVLSEHDR; encoded by the coding sequence ATGGCCGCGCGCAAAGACTCGCTGCGCCTGCAACTGGTGTTTTTCACACTGGTACGCATGCTGATCAGCACCATCTTCCGTATGGTGTATCCCTTCTTGCCAGTATTCCGTGACGCGCTTAACGTGCCCCTGGATACCTTGACGCGTGCGGTGGGCTTGCGCTCGCTGGCCGCCGCCCTCCTGGCGCCGTTCTTCGGCACCCTGGGCGACAGCCGCGGCCGCCGCACGGGCATGTTGGTGGGTATGGGCATCTTTGTAGGGGGCGCGGTTGTGGTCAGCCTGCTGCCAAGCTTCGCGGGCTTTGTGGCGGCGATGGTGTTGATGTTGCTGGGCAAGGTGACCTACGACCCGTCCGTGCAGGCCTACATTGGCGATCGGGTGCCGTATGCGCGCCGCAGTGCTGCCATTACCGTCACCGAATTCAGTTGGTCCACCGCATTTATCATCGGCGTGCCGGCGATGGGTTGGGTGATCGGCCGGGCGGGTTGGCTGGCTCCCTTCCAGTTGGTGGGGCTGCTGGTGTTGGCCTGCCTGGTGTTTCTGTTGTTTCTACTGCCCAAGGATCAGCCGCATCCGCAGGCGGCCAGCAGCACCTTTTCCAAGTTCCGCCTGGTGCTGCAATCCCCCGCGGCGCGCGCCGCACTGCTGTTTACGCTGTTTACCTGCATCGCTAACGAATTGGTGGGGCTCTCGTTTGGCGTCTGGCTTGAGGATCGCTTCAGTTTGCAACTGCAGGCCTTAGGCTGGGCCGCGGCCGCCCTGGGCATCGCCGAGCTGAGCGGCGAGGGACTGGTGGCCTTGTTCACTGACCGGCTGGGTAAACGCCGCGCCATCTTTTTGGGAGTGGTGCTGAATTGCCTGGCCTGCCTGCTGCTGCCGCTGATGGGCCACAGTTACCTCGGGGCGTTGCTGGCCCTGATCCTCTTCTATATCAGCTTTGAATTCACCATCGTCAGCTCGATCCCGCTGATGACCGAGGTGCTGCCGCATGCGCGTGCCACCGTGATGGCCAGCTTCTTCATCCTGGCTTCGATCGGGCGTGCTACTGCCAGCCTGGTGACGCCAGCTCTGTATGCCCAGGGGTTTGGTTTCAATGCTGGCGTGGCGATCCTTTTCAATCTGGTGGCGCTGGCCTGCCTGGGCCGCCTGGTCTTGAGTGAGCACGATCGCTAA
- a CDS encoding L,D-transpeptidase produces the protein MMRTLHLALLLAFGLALWPSTALAAPAAQPLQADPLCLPPTFAGSSSADCTPLGSYGYFQRLSQLGMSLPVRPLVAQTVDPALSDLPVSYAMVNTMSGGAVIERPVYPSLADAAAGTNPSFYIKAGESPHYVTYSAVQELDGKSYYYTNLGWMRRSDLSPAEVRRFSMGQLFDTAPTRTFGWVLEHAAGEAAPFAPYAAPSLSAPRGSTGQAAYTVLEVFDTQQVGDLSWYLVGPDEWLNSLQMRLVVPMSAPPEGVENGRWIEINLEQQSLAVYENNQMIFATLVATGLDNLWTRPGLFQIYEKHEETPMSGDFSAGIGGYYYLANVPWTMYYDQARAIHGAYWRQKQFFGFQGSHGCVNLAIGDARWVYDWATLGDWVYVHDPSGRTPTDAEFQYGEGGA, from the coding sequence ATGATGCGTACCCTGCACCTTGCACTCTTGCTGGCCTTCGGCCTGGCGCTGTGGCCCAGCACGGCCCTGGCTGCGCCTGCGGCGCAGCCGCTGCAGGCCGACCCCTTGTGCCTGCCGCCCACCTTCGCCGGCAGCAGCAGCGCCGATTGCACTCCGCTCGGCTCGTATGGCTACTTTCAGCGCCTGAGCCAGTTGGGCATGAGCTTGCCCGTGCGCCCGTTGGTGGCGCAGACGGTAGACCCGGCGCTGAGCGATTTGCCGGTGAGCTATGCCATGGTCAACACTATGTCGGGCGGTGCGGTGATCGAGCGCCCGGTGTATCCCTCCCTGGCGGATGCCGCCGCGGGCACCAATCCCAGTTTTTACATCAAGGCTGGCGAGAGCCCGCATTATGTCACTTACAGCGCGGTGCAGGAACTGGATGGCAAGAGCTACTACTACACCAACCTGGGCTGGATGCGGCGTAGCGACCTTTCGCCAGCCGAGGTGCGCCGCTTTAGCATGGGCCAGCTCTTCGACACCGCGCCGACGCGTACCTTTGGCTGGGTGTTGGAGCACGCCGCTGGCGAGGCGGCGCCCTTCGCCCCCTATGCCGCCCCGAGCCTGAGCGCGCCGCGCGGCAGCACGGGCCAGGCTGCCTACACGGTGCTGGAGGTATTTGATACGCAGCAGGTGGGCGATTTGAGCTGGTACTTGGTGGGGCCGGATGAATGGCTGAACTCGTTGCAGATGCGCCTGGTGGTGCCGATGAGCGCACCGCCCGAAGGCGTAGAGAACGGCCGCTGGATCGAGATCAACCTGGAGCAGCAATCGCTGGCGGTCTACGAGAACAACCAGATGATCTTTGCCACCTTGGTGGCTACTGGCCTCGACAATCTCTGGACGCGGCCAGGCTTATTCCAGATCTATGAGAAGCACGAAGAAACCCCGATGAGCGGAGACTTCTCCGCCGGCATTGGTGGCTACTACTATCTGGCCAATGTGCCCTGGACGATGTACTACGACCAGGCGCGGGCGATCCACGGTGCCTACTGGCGCCAGAAGCAATTCTTCGGCTTCCAGGGCTCGCATGGTTGCGTGAACCTGGCGATCGGCGATGCCCGCTGGGTCTACGACTGGGCTACGCTAGGCGACTGGGTCTATGTGCATGACCCCTCGGGGCGCACCCCGACCGATGCGGAGTTCCAGTACGGCGAGGGTGGGGCGTAA
- a CDS encoding 4Fe-4S dicluster domain-containing protein, whose amino-acid sequence MLTLPEKIVFVLAAAASGYAALQVALRVIRIIGRGHGRPDWSLIPKRLLPTGVKAVALTPTWRKRLLVSVLHAMVVWAFMFYLLVNIGDVLEALFAGFIFLGQGTLGNLYRLVADLLTVAGISGMLALLLRRFVLRAKELTTRESTLLHPKARAGIRRDSLIVGLFIVFHLGGRFLGNSFKLALHGADAWQPLSSAAAQLWAGLSPQALTVGEHVGFWLAIGLIMAFFPYFLYSKHIHIFMAPLNFLLRPERTAPGALDKLNFDDNSIEQFGATRVEDFAWHQILDGYACIMCNRCQDACPAYNTGKVLSPAALEINKRYFFNQEGARLAAGEASSQTLLEFAISEEAVLACTACGACTEICPVGNDPMRDIMDIRRSMVLMEDKAPAQWQTAFRGMERSMNPWNVPPTERMKWAEGLNVQTIEQNPEPEVLWWVGCAPATDPRAQKTAQALAQVLQAAGVNFAVLGQNEQCTGDSARRAGNEFLFNELATANVEVLNEVAPKRILTTCPHCMHTLKNEYPQFGGHYEVVHHTSFIDELINTGRLKVKAGADTQTAMHDPCYLGRQNDVVIEPRNVLNAVNADVVEMARTKKQSFCCGAGGAQMWKEEEHGTSRVNSERIRQAQEVGVETLAVGCPYCMIMLSDAAKTDAPQMRVRDVVEIVFENLE is encoded by the coding sequence ATGCTCACACTTCCAGAGAAGATCGTCTTTGTCCTCGCCGCGGCCGCCAGCGGGTATGCGGCTTTGCAGGTGGCCTTGCGCGTCATCCGCATCATTGGCCGCGGCCACGGCCGGCCGGATTGGTCGCTGATCCCTAAACGCCTGCTGCCTACGGGCGTCAAGGCGGTGGCGCTCACGCCCACCTGGCGCAAGCGCCTGCTGGTCAGCGTGCTGCACGCCATGGTGGTGTGGGCCTTCATGTTCTATCTGCTGGTCAACATTGGCGATGTGCTCGAAGCGCTGTTTGCTGGCTTCATCTTCCTGGGCCAGGGCACTTTGGGCAACCTGTACCGCCTGGTGGCGGATCTGCTCACCGTGGCGGGCATCAGCGGCATGCTGGCCTTGCTGCTGCGCCGCTTTGTGCTGCGCGCCAAAGAGCTCACCACGCGTGAGAGTACGCTGCTGCATCCCAAGGCGCGTGCCGGCATCCGCCGCGATTCGTTGATCGTGGGCTTGTTCATCGTCTTCCACCTGGGCGGACGCTTCCTGGGTAACAGCTTTAAGCTCGCCCTGCACGGGGCCGACGCGTGGCAGCCGCTGTCTTCCGCCGCGGCACAGTTGTGGGCCGGGCTCTCGCCCCAAGCGCTGACGGTCGGCGAGCATGTGGGTTTTTGGCTGGCCATCGGCCTGATCATGGCCTTCTTCCCGTATTTCTTGTATTCCAAGCACATCCACATCTTCATGGCGCCGCTCAATTTCCTGCTGCGCCCCGAACGCACTGCCCCTGGTGCGCTGGATAAGCTGAATTTTGACGATAACTCCATCGAGCAGTTTGGCGCCACGCGTGTAGAAGATTTTGCCTGGCACCAGATTCTGGATGGCTATGCCTGCATTATGTGTAACCGCTGCCAGGATGCCTGCCCGGCCTACAACACCGGCAAGGTGCTCTCGCCCGCCGCGCTGGAGATCAACAAACGCTACTTCTTCAACCAAGAGGGCGCGCGCCTGGCGGCCGGCGAAGCCAGTAGCCAAACGCTGCTGGAATTTGCCATCAGCGAAGAAGCCGTGCTGGCTTGCACCGCCTGTGGCGCCTGCACGGAGATCTGCCCGGTGGGCAATGACCCGATGCGCGACATCATGGACATCCGCCGTTCGATGGTGCTGATGGAAGACAAAGCCCCGGCCCAATGGCAAACCGCCTTCCGCGGCATGGAACGCAGCATGAACCCCTGGAACGTGCCGCCCACTGAGCGCATGAAGTGGGCTGAGGGGTTGAACGTGCAGACCATCGAGCAGAACCCTGAGCCCGAAGTGCTGTGGTGGGTGGGCTGTGCCCCGGCGACCGACCCGCGCGCTCAGAAGACTGCCCAAGCCCTGGCGCAGGTGCTGCAGGCGGCCGGCGTCAATTTTGCCGTGCTGGGCCAGAACGAGCAGTGCACCGGCGATTCGGCGCGGCGGGCGGGCAACGAGTTCCTGTTCAATGAGTTGGCTACGGCCAACGTGGAAGTTCTCAATGAGGTGGCGCCCAAACGCATCCTCACCACTTGCCCGCACTGCATGCACACGCTCAAGAATGAGTACCCGCAATTTGGCGGCCACTATGAGGTGGTGCACCACACCAGCTTTATTGATGAACTGATCAATACGGGGCGCCTCAAGGTGAAGGCCGGCGCCGATACGCAGACCGCCATGCACGACCCGTGCTACCTGGGCCGGCAAAATGATGTGGTTATCGAGCCACGCAACGTGCTCAACGCCGTCAACGCCGATGTGGTCGAGATGGCGCGTACCAAGAAGCAATCCTTCTGTTGCGGCGCCGGCGGTGCCCAGATGTGGAAGGAAGAAGAGCATGGCACCAGCCGCGTTAATAGCGAGCGCATCCGCCAGGCGCAGGAGGTCGGCGTCGAGACGTTGGCGGTGGGCTGCCCGTACTGCATGATCATGCTCTCGGATGCCGCCAAGACCGATGCGCCGCAAATGCGTGTGCGTGACGTGGTGGAGATCGTCTTCGAGAATTTGGAATAA
- a CDS encoding aminotransferase class I/II-fold pyridoxal phosphate-dependent enzyme, with translation MKYQFFNDYAEGAHPKILARLAASNADQMTGYGEDELSRQAQALIQEAAGNVAAAVHFVSGGTQANLVCLAAMLRPHEAVIAASSGHIFVHEAGAIEATGHKIETVASVDGKLRPQLLAGFFGPGRDEHMTKPKVVFISHASEVGTIYSKAELEALYAFCQQHNLYLYLDGARLGTALTARDSDLSLADIATLTDMFYIGGTKNGALLGEAIVIPNPALQPEFRWHIKQRGAMLAKGRVIGAQFLELFADELYFELAQHANRMAEQLAGGLQELGFKFLTAPQSNQLFPILPDELIAQLQQDYGFYVWAPAGEGSSAIRLVTSWATPEHAVQAFLEDLGGVA, from the coding sequence ATGAAGTATCAATTCTTTAACGACTACGCAGAAGGTGCTCACCCCAAGATCCTTGCCCGCCTGGCCGCCAGTAACGCAGACCAGATGACCGGCTATGGTGAAGACGAACTCTCGCGGCAGGCACAAGCCTTGATCCAGGAGGCGGCCGGCAACGTCGCTGCCGCGGTGCACTTTGTTTCCGGCGGCACGCAAGCCAACCTGGTGTGCCTGGCAGCCATGTTGCGGCCGCACGAAGCCGTGATCGCCGCCAGCAGTGGGCACATTTTTGTGCATGAGGCCGGCGCCATCGAGGCCACCGGCCATAAGATCGAAACTGTGGCCAGCGTCGACGGCAAGTTGCGCCCCCAGTTGCTGGCCGGGTTCTTCGGCCCTGGCCGTGACGAGCATATGACCAAGCCCAAGGTAGTGTTCATCTCGCACGCCAGCGAAGTCGGCACGATCTACTCCAAGGCTGAACTCGAAGCACTCTACGCGTTCTGCCAGCAGCACAATTTGTATCTTTATCTGGATGGGGCCCGCCTTGGTACGGCGTTGACCGCCCGGGATAGCGACTTGAGCCTGGCGGATATCGCCACCTTGACGGATATGTTCTACATAGGCGGCACCAAAAACGGAGCGCTACTGGGGGAAGCGATCGTGATCCCCAACCCCGCGCTGCAGCCCGAATTCCGCTGGCACATCAAGCAGCGCGGCGCCATGCTGGCCAAGGGACGCGTCATCGGTGCGCAGTTCCTGGAGCTCTTCGCCGACGAGTTGTATTTTGAGCTGGCCCAGCACGCCAACCGCATGGCCGAGCAGCTAGCAGGCGGGCTACAGGAGCTGGGGTTTAAGTTTCTAACCGCACCGCAATCCAATCAGCTCTTCCCGATCCTGCCCGATGAGCTCATCGCCCAGTTGCAGCAAGACTATGGCTTTTACGTGTGGGCACCAGCAGGCGAGGGCTCTTCGGCGATACGGCTAGTGACATCATGGGCTACGCCCGAGCACGCCGTGCAGGCATTTCTGGAGGATCTGGGCGGGGTGGCGTAG
- a CDS encoding 2-oxo acid dehydrogenase subunit E2, with protein MAVKVTLPQMGEGVTDATVTKWLKQEGEQVKEYDPLVEVNTDKVDTEIPSPASGTILRILQAEGAVVPVNATLVWIGEPGEALPEDEGAAAPAAAPKAAAPEVTQQPVATVPVPAAPIAVKPIPAAQPATPQPIPAASQPAATPAGGPVSALAAKVAAEHGVNLAAVHGSGPGGRITKEDVLAAAQAGTARFVAGNAAALSGPVSLPSFDGHNMATFLSPVVRKLANEHNLDVSRIRGTGEGGRVTKADVEAALANGSAYAPLQFAAPAAQAAAPKPQFPPAFPEAIPGTVMKLNPVRRAIAEHMVRSKHTSPHVTTVMEVDMSRVGAHRAANKAAFAQQGVNLTFTAYFVNAIVAACNAYPIVNSSWSDEGVAVHGAINIGIATALEPDGLIVPVVKNAGSLTLLEMARAVNDLSGRARGKQLKTDEVQGGTITLTNHGTSGSLFATPIINQPQCAIIGTGAIQKRAVVIDDAIAIRPMAYTTLTFDHRILDGAVADYFLGTIKFTLEHWA; from the coding sequence ATGGCCGTAAAAGTTACCCTCCCACAGATGGGCGAAGGCGTTACTGACGCCACCGTCACCAAATGGCTCAAACAAGAAGGCGAGCAGGTCAAGGAATATGACCCCTTGGTTGAGGTCAACACGGATAAGGTCGATACCGAGATCCCCAGCCCGGCCAGCGGCACGATTTTAAGGATTCTGCAGGCCGAAGGCGCGGTGGTGCCGGTCAACGCTACGCTCGTTTGGATCGGTGAACCTGGCGAAGCCCTGCCTGAGGATGAAGGCGCCGCGGCTCCGGCAGCAGCCCCCAAGGCGGCCGCGCCCGAGGTGACGCAGCAGCCTGTGGCCACCGTACCCGTTCCGGCCGCCCCGATTGCTGTTAAGCCTATTCCCGCCGCGCAACCGGCTACCCCGCAGCCGATACCTGCCGCCAGCCAGCCAGCGGCCACGCCGGCAGGCGGCCCCGTCTCGGCCCTGGCGGCCAAGGTGGCCGCCGAGCACGGCGTAAACCTGGCGGCGGTACACGGCAGTGGCCCTGGCGGCCGCATCACCAAAGAGGATGTGCTGGCCGCGGCCCAGGCGGGCACCGCGCGCTTTGTGGCCGGTAACGCAGCTGCCCTCAGCGGCCCCGTGAGCTTGCCCAGTTTTGATGGGCACAATATGGCCACCTTCCTCTCGCCGGTGGTGCGCAAGCTGGCTAACGAGCACAATCTTGACGTTAGCCGCATTCGCGGTACGGGCGAGGGTGGGCGCGTGACTAAGGCGGATGTTGAAGCCGCGCTGGCCAATGGGTCAGCCTATGCCCCGCTGCAATTCGCTGCGCCTGCGGCGCAAGCTGCTGCACCCAAGCCGCAGTTCCCGCCTGCGTTCCCCGAAGCCATTCCCGGCACAGTGATGAAGCTCAACCCGGTGCGCCGCGCCATTGCGGAGCACATGGTGCGCAGCAAGCACACCTCGCCGCACGTCACCACGGTGATGGAAGTTGACATGAGTCGCGTCGGCGCGCACCGCGCTGCCAACAAGGCGGCCTTTGCTCAGCAGGGCGTCAATCTCACCTTCACTGCCTATTTTGTGAACGCCATCGTGGCGGCTTGCAATGCCTACCCCATCGTGAACTCCTCATGGAGCGACGAGGGCGTAGCAGTGCACGGCGCGATCAACATTGGCATTGCCACAGCGCTGGAGCCCGACGGGCTGATCGTGCCCGTGGTCAAGAACGCGGGCAGCCTGACTTTGCTGGAGATGGCGCGGGCGGTCAACGATCTCTCCGGCCGGGCGCGCGGCAAGCAACTCAAGACGGATGAAGTACAAGGCGGCACGATCACGCTCACCAATCACGGCACCAGCGGCTCGCTGTTTGCTACCCCGATCATCAACCAGCCGCAGTGCGCCATCATTGGCACGGGTGCCATTCAAAAGCGCGCTGTAGTGATCGACGATGCCATCGCCATCCGGCCGATGGCGTATACCACCCTCACGTTCGATCATCGCATCCTGGATGGTGCGGTGGCTGATTATTTCCTCGGCACGATCAAATTCACCCTGGAGCATTGGGCGTAG
- the lpdA gene encoding dihydrolipoyl dehydrogenase, which yields MANYDVLVIGAGPGGYVAAIRAAQLGNKVGIIDRAFLGGVCLNIGCIPSKALLKNAEVAHTLLHRGEEFGFSFDNLKLDYGAAVKRSRQVSERLVKGVEFLMKKNKIDVIWGSAKLTAKDTVSVTPNDGGKASEHKAKHIIIATGASPIAVPGVDVDGKQVLTYKEAILQETLPKSAVIVGGGAIGLEFATVWSSYGVEVTLVEMLDRIAPLEDEEVSKELAKQMGKNGITVLTGTKLEKVEKGKGGAKVSVSGKDGQKTIEAEQVLMAIGFRPNTKDIGLEAAGVKLGQRGEIEIDERMATNVPGIWAVGDVTAKLMLAHVGSAMGIVCAENIAGVETIKLDYRMMPRATYCHPQVASFGLSEAQAKEAGHQVKVGRFNFQANGKALGLGDYSGWVKLITDERYGEILGAHMIGPEVTELLPELTIAQMAELTAAEVARNVHAHPSLSEVLMEMAHAAEGQAIHS from the coding sequence ATGGCAAATTATGATGTGTTGGTTATTGGTGCTGGCCCGGGCGGCTATGTAGCTGCCATTCGTGCGGCACAACTGGGCAACAAGGTTGGCATTATCGACCGCGCTTTCTTGGGCGGCGTGTGCTTGAACATTGGCTGCATTCCATCCAAAGCGCTGCTGAAGAACGCCGAGGTGGCACACACCTTGCTGCATCGCGGCGAAGAATTTGGTTTCAGCTTCGATAACCTCAAGCTGGATTACGGCGCGGCGGTCAAGCGCAGCCGCCAGGTCTCTGAACGCCTGGTCAAGGGCGTTGAGTTCCTGATGAAGAAGAACAAGATCGATGTGATTTGGGGCAGCGCTAAGCTGACGGCCAAAGACACCGTGTCGGTAACCCCCAATGATGGCGGCAAGGCTAGCGAGCACAAGGCCAAACACATCATCATTGCCACCGGCGCCAGCCCGATCGCGGTGCCCGGTGTGGATGTGGACGGCAAGCAGGTGCTCACATACAAAGAAGCCATCCTGCAGGAGACGCTGCCCAAATCCGCGGTGATCGTCGGCGGTGGCGCCATCGGCCTGGAGTTTGCCACGGTGTGGAGCTCCTACGGGGTCGAGGTCACCCTGGTTGAGATGCTCGATCGCATCGCTCCGCTGGAAGACGAAGAAGTGAGCAAAGAACTGGCCAAGCAGATGGGCAAGAACGGCATCACTGTGCTCACCGGCACCAAGCTCGAGAAGGTAGAGAAGGGCAAGGGCGGCGCCAAAGTCAGCGTGTCTGGCAAGGACGGCCAAAAGACCATTGAAGCTGAGCAAGTCTTGATGGCGATCGGCTTCCGCCCGAATACGAAAGACATCGGCCTCGAGGCGGCCGGCGTCAAGCTCGGCCAGCGAGGCGAGATTGAGATCGACGAGCGCATGGCCACCAACGTGCCGGGCATCTGGGCGGTGGGCGACGTGACCGCCAAGCTCATGCTGGCGCATGTCGGCTCGGCGATGGGGATTGTGTGTGCGGAGAACATTGCCGGCGTGGAAACCATCAAGCTGGATTACCGCATGATGCCGCGCGCCACTTACTGCCACCCGCAGGTGGCTTCGTTTGGCCTGAGCGAAGCACAAGCCAAAGAAGCCGGCCACCAGGTGAAAGTGGGCCGCTTCAACTTCCAGGCCAACGGCAAGGCGCTGGGCCTGGGCGACTACAGCGGCTGGGTCAAACTGATCACCGATGAGCGCTATGGCGAAATCCTCGGCGCGCACATGATCGGCCCTGAGGTCACCGAGCTGCTGCCGGAGCTGACCATCGCTCAGATGGCCGAGCTGACTGCCGCCGAGGTGGCGCGCAACGTGCATGCCCACCCCAGCCTGAGCGAAGTGCTGATGGAGATGGCGCACGCCGCCGAGGGCCAGGCGATTCACTCGTAG
- a CDS encoding ChaB family protein, with protein MPYETLADLPKGVKDNLPTHAQEIYLAAFNNAFEEYDKDEDRARRVAWSAVKKAGYEKDEASGDWKKTR; from the coding sequence ATGCCTTATGAAACTCTGGCTGATTTGCCTAAGGGCGTGAAGGACAATCTACCTACGCACGCCCAAGAGATTTACTTGGCGGCATTCAACAATGCCTTCGAGGAGTACGACAAGGATGAGGACCGTGCTCGCCGCGTGGCATGGAGTGCAGTCAAGAAAGCTGGCTACGAGAAAGACGAAGCCAGTGGTGACTGGAAGAAGACCCGTTAA
- a CDS encoding glycosyltransferase family 4 protein, which yields MRILFVADGRSPITQQWLHYFIEHKHEVHLASTFACEPQAGLASWQHTPVAYSGAVSAEASTAASGLRALLPTGLRTRLRNLAGPLTLPRAAIALEAAISRIQPQLMHALRIPYEGMLAAAALSGRRRPLLLSVWGNDFTLHARSTPLMASATRRALRRADGLLADTQRDLRLAHHWSLLANTPTLAVPGNGGVRSELFHPARHLVNTPHIINPRGLRAYVRNDVFFKAIAIVAKQVPALRVECPAMQGEPQAEAWVRQHSLQSHVTLLPKLVPAELAQAYRRAQLMVSPSTHDGTPNTLLEAMACGLLPVAGDLDSIREWITPGENGLLADPNHAEVLAAAILRGLQDLSLRRQAAAQNAALIAERADYSTGMRRAEAFYQAILSR from the coding sequence ATGCGCATTCTTTTTGTAGCCGATGGCCGCTCCCCTATTACGCAGCAGTGGCTGCACTATTTCATCGAACACAAACACGAGGTGCATCTTGCCAGCACCTTCGCCTGCGAGCCGCAAGCCGGCCTGGCCTCATGGCAACACACGCCGGTAGCCTACAGTGGCGCTGTCAGCGCTGAAGCCAGTACTGCCGCCAGCGGCTTACGCGCCCTGCTGCCTACCGGGCTACGCACGCGTTTGCGCAACCTAGCCGGCCCGCTCACCCTGCCGCGGGCGGCAATCGCGCTCGAAGCGGCCATCAGCCGCATCCAGCCCCAACTGATGCATGCGCTGCGCATCCCTTACGAAGGCATGTTGGCCGCGGCCGCGCTCAGCGGCCGCCGGCGGCCGCTGCTGCTTTCTGTATGGGGCAATGATTTCACGCTGCATGCGCGCAGCACGCCCCTGATGGCCAGCGCTACGCGCCGCGCCCTGCGCCGCGCCGATGGCCTGCTGGCCGATACGCAGCGCGATCTGCGCCTGGCACACCACTGGAGTCTGCTTGCCAACACGCCAACCTTGGCCGTGCCCGGCAACGGCGGCGTGCGCAGCGAGCTCTTTCACCCTGCCCGGCACCTTGTAAACACGCCACATATCATCAACCCGCGTGGCCTACGCGCTTACGTGCGCAATGATGTTTTCTTCAAGGCCATCGCCATCGTGGCAAAACAAGTACCCGCCCTGCGCGTGGAGTGCCCAGCCATGCAAGGCGAGCCGCAGGCCGAGGCCTGGGTGCGCCAGCACAGCCTGCAGTCGCACGTTACGCTGCTGCCCAAGCTGGTTCCCGCAGAGCTTGCCCAGGCCTATCGCCGCGCCCAGCTGATGGTCTCGCCCAGCACGCACGACGGCACGCCCAACACCCTGCTCGAAGCGATGGCCTGCGGCCTACTGCCCGTCGCGGGCGACCTGGACTCGATCCGCGAGTGGATCACGCCGGGCGAGAACGGCCTGCTGGCCGACCCCAACCATGCCGAGGTTCTGGCGGCCGCCATCCTGCGCGGGCTGCAAGACCTAAGCTTGCGCCGCCAAGCCGCCGCACAGAATGCAGCTCTAATCGCCGAGCGCGCCGACTATTCCACGGGCATGCGGCGCGCCGAAGCGTTTTACCAAGCCATCCTGAGCCGCTAA
- a CDS encoding glycosyltransferase family 4 protein → MKSFAGRFGIMQRVLPSYRAPFFDLLAQHTATLSVFAGQPRRSEAIRSATHLDIAHWQHATNLHFFRGALYLCYQRDVTAWLEQFNPDVLIVEANPRYLSTPQALRWMKARGRRVLAWGLGAPPLGGPLAALRHARRLQFLRQFDGLIAYSQHGAAQYRALGLPAERIFVAPNAVAPRPRAPLASRPTRGPLTVLYVGRLQARKRLHALLRACAKLPSGQQPRLVLVGDGPERAKLERLAQRIYPRTEFTGHLQGEALAHQFDRAELFVLPGTGGLAVQQAMAHGLAVIVGEGDGSQADLVQAANGWQLPPGDDEVLFATLASALQDRAALHAMGATNYSLLQTRYNLETMAAAFIEAIHTVSR, encoded by the coding sequence ATGAAATCGTTTGCTGGCCGGTTCGGCATCATGCAACGCGTCTTGCCGAGCTATCGCGCGCCTTTCTTTGATCTGCTGGCCCAACATACGGCTACCCTCAGCGTCTTTGCCGGGCAGCCGCGACGCAGTGAAGCCATCCGCTCCGCTACGCATCTAGACATCGCTCACTGGCAGCACGCCACCAACCTGCATTTTTTCCGCGGCGCGTTATATCTGTGCTACCAGCGCGACGTTACTGCCTGGCTGGAGCAATTCAATCCGGATGTGTTGATCGTCGAAGCCAATCCGCGCTACCTGAGCACGCCACAGGCGCTGCGCTGGATGAAAGCCCGGGGCCGTCGTGTGCTCGCTTGGGGGCTGGGTGCGCCGCCGCTAGGTGGCCCGCTGGCGGCGCTACGCCATGCCCGCCGTCTTCAGTTCCTGCGGCAGTTTGACGGCCTGATCGCCTACAGCCAGCACGGCGCCGCCCAGTACCGCGCCTTGGGCCTGCCCGCCGAGCGTATTTTCGTGGCCCCCAACGCGGTGGCGCCGCGCCCGCGCGCGCCACTGGCCAGCCGTCCCACCCGCGGCCCGCTCACCGTGCTGTATGTGGGCCGCCTGCAGGCCCGCAAACGGCTCCACGCGCTGCTGCGCGCCTGTGCCAAACTACCCAGCGGGCAACAACCGCGCCTGGTGCTAGTGGGCGATGGGCCGGAGCGGGCCAAGCTCGAACGCCTGGCACAGCGTATCTATCCGCGCACTGAATTCACCGGGCACTTGCAGGGGGAAGCCCTGGCACACCAGTTTGACCGGGCCGAGTTGTTCGTCTTGCCCGGTACCGGCGGGCTGGCTGTGCAACAAGCGATGGCCCACGGTCTAGCCGTGATCGTAGGCGAGGGCGATGGCAGCCAGGCCGATCTGGTGCAAGCGGCCAACGGCTGGCAACTGCCCCCGGGCGATGATGAAGTCCTGTTCGCCACGCTGGCCAGCGCCCTGCAAGACCGGGCCGCATTGCATGCGATGGGCGCCACGAACTACTCCCTGTTGCAAACCCGCTACAACCTGGAAACCATGGCCGCCGCATTTATTGAGGCCATCCACACGGTGAGCCGCTGA